A window of Cohnella herbarum contains these coding sequences:
- a CDS encoding AAA family ATPase yields MASCHTRLLGGLNITIDAEEMRGISGNKVKLLLAYLLLSIDMPQTRKQIAFDFWPESTEKQALSNLRKLLHDLRTNVPQIDRYLNVTPAYIHWNDKLPFHSDVREFVQLAKGTSLHELRTAEDLYKGELLPGYYEEWLGLKRELLARTYLNVLDKLIAILEHQRDYSSALFYANKMLIHNRLSEESYRTLMRLHALNKDKAGLMQTYRQLIDVLQAELGIEPAEETVRLWDKLNRNGIESPTASSSQTPLVGRVGEWGTLLSAWKEATVGDSALLILKGEAGIGKTRLALEFQAWLESRGIQTAFAGCYPSMKALSYTPITAWLRSLPLPKLDPAALSELSRLLPELSERYSDLPKPNPVLESWQLNQWYEAIERMLLAKQPLMLILDDMQWSDEETLQLLSYILRGDSDAKLLVIATMRTDEHPGDSVNHLISNVRIERKLTEIDLAPLSEEETKRLMVEAVGGSLANRHASGLHADTGGNPLFIMETLREWQLDGGDNGYRLSPLVESIIENRLRKLAPEYSRLVSAIAAFGRPVSAAFMALVTNTEEEAALERIERLEHMKILQDAGGGNYDFSHEMVRETEYKLNNESRRRRIHGQIARSLTVFHRERLEAFAAEVAFHYELAGMDSDAVVYYEMASDAAEKMYANETRINYYKKLCVLLPPTRILPILMKLGDALIIVGRWGEAERTYRQWLERSGNSAALQERSFCDLALGNCLRLQGKYEEAMQYLERARRCFELMDDPSGLDSIYVTLGMLHYYMGNYDNVLYYQKRRAELPQADQSKREDSRFFGIIGHLYYDQCEYDQAIHWIKKQIKLAADSEDKYAIEQAMGTLAMVHMDIDEMDRAFDLIADKMTISKSIGDRMGYAIAQCMLGKYYGYLGHYELASRCIAYALEEAVAVSDLRAVAIALSYEGRNLMAQGRLEQSELLFDRSVRLFNQLRTPYFACETLYFLSLLRQNQHRYESAVETAEEALRMAERIKRKEMQVNLRVHLSLLNVEMERLSAEQAMDELRGLLERYPDRQNQATVRFAMWKVVPDSTEYRASALLLNEELSRKSGKREYNDRCRELNGTGHAAAARPMPQLAAESARDRRITPNLLTAIDRCLNGEYVH; encoded by the coding sequence ATGGCAAGCTGCCATACCCGGTTGTTAGGAGGTTTGAATATCACCATTGACGCCGAGGAAATGCGGGGGATATCGGGAAACAAAGTCAAACTGCTGCTGGCCTACTTACTCCTCTCGATCGATATGCCGCAAACCCGGAAACAAATCGCTTTCGACTTCTGGCCGGAATCCACCGAGAAGCAAGCGCTGTCCAATTTACGCAAGCTCCTTCACGACCTTAGAACGAACGTACCGCAAATCGACCGATATCTCAACGTAACTCCCGCATACATTCATTGGAACGATAAACTGCCCTTTCATTCCGACGTCCGGGAATTCGTACAATTGGCGAAAGGGACCTCGCTCCATGAACTTCGCACCGCGGAGGATCTATACAAGGGCGAGCTTCTTCCGGGATATTACGAGGAATGGCTCGGCTTGAAGCGGGAACTGCTCGCACGGACTTATTTGAACGTGCTGGACAAGCTCATCGCGATTTTGGAACATCAACGGGATTACTCGTCGGCGCTGTTTTATGCCAATAAGATGTTGATTCACAATAGACTAAGCGAAGAAAGCTACCGCACGCTCATGCGGCTGCATGCCTTAAATAAAGATAAAGCGGGTCTCATGCAAACGTATCGGCAACTGATCGATGTATTGCAAGCCGAGCTCGGAATCGAACCTGCGGAGGAAACGGTACGGCTTTGGGATAAGCTTAACCGAAACGGCATCGAGTCGCCGACTGCCTCGAGCAGCCAGACGCCTTTAGTAGGCAGAGTCGGCGAATGGGGAACGCTGCTAAGCGCCTGGAAGGAAGCGACCGTCGGCGATTCTGCCTTATTGATCCTGAAGGGGGAAGCCGGAATCGGCAAGACGAGACTCGCATTGGAATTCCAGGCGTGGCTCGAGAGCCGGGGCATTCAAACCGCGTTTGCCGGCTGTTATCCATCCATGAAAGCATTGTCATACACGCCGATTACGGCATGGCTAAGAAGCCTGCCCTTGCCGAAGCTCGATCCGGCTGCGCTCTCCGAACTGTCCCGCCTGCTGCCGGAGCTGTCGGAACGATATTCCGACTTGCCGAAGCCGAATCCCGTTCTGGAAAGCTGGCAGTTAAACCAATGGTACGAAGCGATCGAGCGAATGTTGCTGGCCAAGCAGCCTCTTATGCTCATTCTGGACGACATGCAATGGAGCGACGAAGAGACGTTGCAGTTGCTATCCTACATTCTTCGCGGGGATTCCGATGCCAAGCTGCTCGTGATCGCGACAATGAGAACGGACGAGCATCCGGGCGATTCCGTTAACCACTTGATATCGAATGTTCGGATCGAAAGGAAGTTGACGGAGATCGATCTTGCTCCGCTCAGCGAGGAGGAGACGAAACGTTTAATGGTCGAAGCCGTCGGCGGTTCGCTAGCTAACCGCCATGCGTCAGGATTGCATGCGGACACCGGGGGCAATCCGCTGTTTATAATGGAGACGCTGCGAGAATGGCAGCTGGACGGAGGAGATAACGGATACCGCCTCTCACCTCTGGTTGAGTCGATCATCGAAAACCGGTTAAGGAAGCTTGCTCCGGAATATAGCCGCCTCGTATCGGCCATCGCGGCTTTCGGCAGACCCGTATCGGCGGCTTTTATGGCGCTGGTGACGAATACGGAAGAGGAAGCGGCTTTAGAGCGGATCGAACGGCTGGAGCACATGAAAATTTTGCAGGATGCGGGCGGCGGGAATTACGACTTCTCGCACGAGATGGTCAGGGAGACCGAGTATAAGCTGAACAACGAGAGCAGGCGTCGCCGAATCCATGGGCAAATCGCGCGAAGCCTGACCGTGTTTCATCGAGAGCGGTTGGAAGCCTTCGCCGCGGAAGTCGCCTTCCACTACGAGCTAGCGGGCATGGATAGCGATGCCGTTGTCTATTATGAAATGGCTTCCGACGCCGCGGAAAAAATGTATGCTAACGAAACTCGGATCAACTATTATAAGAAGCTGTGCGTTCTGCTTCCTCCCACGCGGATTTTGCCCATTCTGATGAAGCTTGGCGACGCTTTGATTATCGTCGGCCGCTGGGGCGAGGCGGAACGAACTTACAGGCAATGGCTAGAACGTTCCGGGAACTCCGCCGCGCTTCAAGAACGATCGTTCTGCGACCTCGCTCTCGGCAATTGTTTGCGGCTGCAAGGAAAGTACGAGGAGGCCATGCAATATTTGGAACGGGCCAGGCGCTGCTTCGAACTGATGGACGATCCATCCGGTCTGGATTCCATCTATGTGACGCTTGGAATGCTGCATTATTATATGGGAAATTACGATAACGTTCTCTATTATCAGAAGAGGAGGGCGGAGCTGCCTCAAGCCGATCAAAGCAAGAGGGAAGATAGCCGGTTCTTCGGCATAATCGGGCACTTATATTATGATCAATGCGAGTACGATCAGGCGATCCATTGGATTAAAAAACAAATTAAGCTCGCTGCGGATAGCGAGGACAAATATGCGATTGAACAAGCGATGGGAACATTGGCGATGGTGCACATGGATATCGACGAGATGGATCGGGCTTTCGACTTGATCGCGGATAAAATGACGATCAGCAAATCGATCGGAGACCGAATGGGCTATGCTATTGCCCAGTGCATGCTGGGCAAGTATTACGGGTATCTCGGACATTACGAGCTTGCGTCCAGGTGCATCGCATACGCTCTGGAAGAAGCCGTAGCGGTGTCGGATTTGCGGGCCGTCGCGATCGCGCTCAGTTATGAAGGTCGTAACCTTATGGCTCAGGGGCGACTGGAACAATCCGAGCTTCTGTTCGATCGATCGGTAAGGCTGTTTAACCAATTGCGCACACCGTATTTTGCATGCGAAACGCTCTATTTCTTAAGTTTGCTGCGGCAAAACCAGCATCGATACGAAAGCGCAGTCGAAACGGCGGAAGAAGCGCTCCGAATGGCCGAGCGGATCAAGCGCAAAGAAATGCAGGTCAATCTCCGGGTTCATCTATCGCTTCTGAATGTCGAAATGGAGCGGCTAAGCGCGGAACAGGCGATGGACGAGCTGAGGGGCTTGCTGGAACGTTATCCGGACCGGCAAAATCAGGCAACCGTTCGCTTCGCGATGTGGAAGGTCGTACCCGATTCAACCGAATACCGGGCATCGGCGCTGCTGTTGAACGAAGAGCTGAGCCGAAAGTCGGGCAAGCGGGAATATAACGACAGGTGCCGTGAATTGAACGGTACCGGTCATGCGGCGGCGGCGCGTCCGATGCCGCAACTGGCCGCCGAGTCCGCCCGGGACAGAAGGATTACCCCGAACCTGCTGACAGCGATCGATCGTTGCTTAAACGGTGAATACGTACATTAA
- a CDS encoding N-acetylmuramoyl-L-alanine amidase family protein translates to MDKLISRKVRKRPGAWLLSSLVLILVGWFVYDASLPVTSAFKPTVTPPTKDKASIAGGDAETPFKIVIDAGHGGKDPGANGVSGNQEKEYTLALSRKVVELLEQEPMFEAYMTRTDDSFVGLEDRALFANEREADAFISIHGNTFTDPSVSGTESYYFNDDSLALAQTIHGELVKATGFDDRGVKKEGWKVLTHNERTAILLEVGFLTNKNEESALLNDAKQDLIAQSIVNGLKQYFNPSEG, encoded by the coding sequence ATGGATAAGCTTATTAGCAGAAAAGTCCGCAAACGTCCCGGTGCATGGTTGTTGAGTTCATTGGTCTTGATCTTGGTTGGTTGGTTCGTGTACGATGCTTCTTTGCCGGTGACATCGGCATTTAAACCAACGGTTACGCCGCCAACGAAGGATAAGGCTTCCATCGCGGGAGGCGATGCGGAGACTCCCTTCAAAATCGTTATAGACGCCGGGCATGGAGGCAAAGACCCCGGAGCAAACGGAGTGAGCGGCAACCAAGAGAAAGAATATACGCTGGCCCTTTCCCGCAAAGTCGTTGAATTGCTTGAACAAGAGCCGATGTTCGAAGCCTATATGACCCGAACCGACGACTCGTTCGTGGGGTTGGAAGATCGAGCGTTATTCGCGAACGAGCGAGAAGCGGACGCGTTCATCTCGATTCATGGCAATACGTTCACCGATCCCTCCGTATCGGGGACGGAGAGCTATTACTTCAACGACGACAGCCTCGCTTTGGCTCAAACGATTCACGGAGAGCTTGTGAAAGCGACGGGCTTCGATGATCGCGGCGTTAAAAAAGAAGGTTGGAAAGTGCTCACGCACAACGAACGGACGGCAATCTTATTGGAAGTCGGATTCCTGACGAATAAGAACGAAGAATCGGCCTTGTTAAACGATGCCAAGCAGGATCTAATCGCGCAATCGATCGTCAACGGATTAAAGCAATACTTCAATCCGAGCGAGGGATAA
- a CDS encoding sensor histidine kinase gives MKFWQKIYLFSIMAFIVVFNLASIMVIERNHSKMLQQEINNTLSENMSINSSVSAIIPLLRIYDSNEYEKSVLTNIANEFVDKNSHSNIYLEIVDDERRTIYSNKDSGKLSTNMPSDRKELVDLQANEIKYILRDIDDRTFLFTANITEINNKKYTFTYIKEVTPLYEERIDQYRFFVKVDIGACLIYMVVMFFISKGLTKPIDKMIRTAKDIAQGNFSERVQLKSKDEIGILATNFNAMAVVVEAKINELELHNSEKQRFIDNFTHELKTPLTSIIGYANYLKVTKYNEEIFVDGLQVIYSEAKRLESLSIKLMDLILLKEDQFQMVTENLNDLIIEMESSLKMRAASKNIKIITTCDQCSLKLEKDLIKVLIFNLVDNAIKASNELESITIRTFESDGNCVLEVADNGIGIPSDHIDKIFEPFYMADKARTRNNNGAGLGLSICQAVAGIHHATIEVISEINRGTTIRVVFQQRNWQDEVNE, from the coding sequence ATGAAATTCTGGCAGAAGATTTACCTCTTTTCGATCATGGCATTCATTGTCGTGTTTAATCTTGCATCGATAATGGTCATAGAAAGAAATCACAGCAAGATGCTGCAACAAGAAATCAACAATACGTTAAGCGAAAATATGAGCATTAACTCGAGCGTTAGCGCGATTATTCCCCTGTTGAGAATATACGATTCCAACGAGTACGAGAAAAGCGTGTTAACGAATATCGCGAATGAATTCGTGGACAAGAATAGTCACTCGAATATTTATTTGGAAATCGTCGACGATGAACGTCGAACGATCTATAGCAACAAGGATAGCGGCAAGCTTTCAACAAACATGCCTTCGGATCGCAAGGAATTAGTCGATCTGCAGGCGAATGAAATCAAATATATTTTGCGGGATATCGATGATCGGACTTTCTTATTCACGGCGAATATTACCGAGATCAATAATAAAAAGTATACGTTCACTTATATTAAAGAAGTTACTCCCTTGTACGAAGAACGAATCGATCAGTATCGGTTTTTCGTGAAGGTGGATATAGGGGCCTGCCTCATCTATATGGTCGTGATGTTCTTTATTAGCAAAGGGCTGACAAAACCGATCGACAAAATGATTAGAACGGCCAAAGATATTGCGCAGGGCAATTTCTCGGAGCGGGTGCAACTCAAGTCCAAGGATGAGATCGGTATTCTGGCAACGAATTTCAATGCCATGGCCGTCGTCGTGGAGGCTAAGATCAACGAGTTGGAGCTGCACAACAGCGAGAAGCAAAGATTCATCGATAATTTCACTCACGAATTGAAAACGCCGCTAACCTCCATCATAGGCTATGCGAACTATTTGAAGGTTACGAAATATAACGAGGAAATATTCGTGGACGGGTTACAGGTCATCTACAGCGAGGCCAAAAGGTTAGAGTCCCTGTCTATCAAGCTCATGGATTTAATCTTGCTTAAAGAAGACCAGTTTCAAATGGTAACGGAAAATTTGAACGACTTGATCATCGAAATGGAATCTTCCTTAAAAATGAGGGCCGCTAGTAAAAACATAAAAATCATCACGACTTGCGATCAGTGTAGCTTAAAGCTTGAGAAGGATTTGATTAAGGTGTTGATATTCAATCTGGTCGACAATGCGATAAAAGCCTCAAACGAGCTTGAAAGCATAACGATTCGGACTTTCGAGAGCGACGGAAATTGCGTATTGGAGGTAGCAGATAACGGGATCGGTATTCCCTCGGATCACATCGACAAAATTTTCGAACCCTTCTATATGGCCGATAAAGCAAGAACAAGAAACAATAACGGTGCAGGTTTGGGGCTGTCGATCTGTCAAGCCGTTGCGGGCATTCATCATGCGACGATTGAAGTCATCAGCGAGATCAATAGGGGGACTACGATTCGAGTCGTATTCCAACAGCGAAATTGGCAAGATGAGGTGAACGAATAA
- a CDS encoding response regulator transcription factor yields MNKRILIVEDDVHISKIIKMNLNLVHYETTEAYDGYEALEAIKHGKYDLILLDIMIPRMDGFALMERIKSYQIPVIFLTAKNSVFDKVKGLKLGADDYIVKPFEAIELLARIETVLRRYGHGDSVIEFKSVKVYIEKREVTVNGDAVELTPKEFDLLVVLIKNKNIALSREQFLDKVWGGDYFGETRTVDMHIKSVRKKLNLQDYIKTIYKIGYRLEE; encoded by the coding sequence TTGAATAAACGAATATTAATCGTCGAGGACGACGTCCACATATCGAAAATCATTAAAATGAATTTGAACTTGGTCCATTATGAAACAACGGAAGCGTATGACGGATATGAAGCGTTAGAGGCCATCAAACACGGGAAGTACGATTTGATTTTGTTGGATATTATGATTCCCCGGATGGACGGCTTTGCATTAATGGAAAGAATAAAAAGTTATCAAATTCCGGTCATTTTTCTTACCGCCAAAAACTCGGTATTCGATAAAGTGAAGGGTCTCAAGCTAGGGGCTGACGATTATATCGTCAAGCCCTTCGAAGCGATCGAGCTATTGGCCAGAATCGAAACGGTGCTTAGAAGATACGGTCATGGGGACAGCGTGATCGAATTCAAATCCGTTAAAGTATACATCGAGAAGCGGGAAGTAACCGTAAACGGCGATGCGGTCGAACTGACGCCCAAAGAGTTCGATTTGCTCGTCGTCCTGATCAAGAACAAAAATATCGCGCTTTCCAGAGAGCAGTTCCTTGATAAAGTATGGGGCGGGGACTATTTCGGCGAGACCAGAACGGTGGATATGCACATTAAATCCGTGAGAAAGAAGCTGAATTTACAAGATTACATTAAAACAATCTATAAGATCGGTTATAGGTTGGAGGAGTAA
- a CDS encoding stalk domain-containing protein: MKKISFIVLLAATALLLMSAGAFAATKVTAIKAFLNGDIKFVKDGEDWRPKDDRGQEVLPISYNGTIYLPLRVIASAFNFPVAWEGSTQTVKLGEGSTVTNLYSKQVKAEFWSEKSYDIVDKKQLVFEGKQYNGAYAFAAENVGLGWYEGSPNLQLDFGKKYETLHLAMIGQSAMKVRVLNENKQQLAEEISLEEGKVTEIDIDLQGSQQAFVSAYDAANQAEKPLLYVLKDSYVTSDPLPTSR; the protein is encoded by the coding sequence ATGAAAAAAATAAGCTTCATTGTGTTGCTCGCCGCAACCGCGCTGCTCTTGATGTCCGCCGGGGCGTTCGCCGCCACTAAAGTTACCGCCATCAAAGCTTTTTTGAACGGAGATATCAAATTCGTCAAGGACGGCGAAGACTGGCGTCCGAAGGACGACCGCGGACAAGAGGTGCTGCCGATCTCCTACAACGGAACGATTTATTTGCCGCTTCGGGTCATCGCCAGCGCTTTTAACTTTCCGGTGGCATGGGAAGGATCTACGCAAACCGTCAAATTGGGGGAAGGCAGCACCGTTACGAATTTATACTCCAAGCAGGTAAAGGCGGAGTTTTGGAGCGAGAAATCCTACGATATCGTCGATAAAAAGCAGCTTGTTTTCGAAGGGAAGCAGTATAATGGCGCATATGCATTCGCTGCCGAAAACGTAGGATTGGGTTGGTATGAAGGATCGCCTAATCTGCAGCTCGACTTCGGAAAAAAATACGAGACGCTGCACTTGGCGATGATCGGGCAATCGGCGATGAAAGTGCGGGTATTGAACGAGAACAAGCAGCAGCTAGCCGAGGAAATCAGTTTGGAGGAAGGTAAGGTTACGGAAATCGATATCGACCTGCAAGGCAGCCAGCAGGCATTTGTATCTGCTTACGATGCGGCCAATCAAGCCGAAAAGCCGCTTCTTTACGTTCTGAAAGACAGTTACGTAACGTCGGATCCGCTTCCGACTTCGCGGTAA
- a CDS encoding RCC1 domain-containing protein: protein MKKRIESLIALVVMCGMILSIYPSIAAADNSACAPNFTTNPMVAGGGVHTVALKSDGTVWSWGENTYGQLGDGTRGNGSIFPVKAQALCDIVAISGGWAHTVALKSDGTVWTWGNNEYGQLGYPYPQVQSSAVPMQVKWQESGQVIELSDVVAIDAGSYHTVALKRDGTVWTWGNNYKGELGYETDKTQYGNYYLPSSVPKRIPDLTGVKAIAAGFGVSNDSAYTAALKNDGTVWTWGSNRYGALGYDTQDPLKPQPVPSQVPDVSDIASIAAGSTHVVALKTDGTVWAWGSNEEGQLGSGGIGYETYKLKVRHPLDSSQELNGVVSMNSTGSHTLVKLNDGTVWAWGRNIEGQIGDGSFNRAVLAQKPLLNGSFTAFGSGWGHSIAVIDDGTVWTWGLNARGQLGYDTSIPEDPGFYPPSNAPRPVEGFSVYETPSDPTLTLSGKNRLPFSETMELTALLYNPGNELTRIRLQLTPGPGLRLVDNDAVQTIDRVASGTGVSKKWRARAEEPGMHSLTVQAFRENETVPFVEASYQIEALASVVPPGVALEGFAGARSDGTPVAIRSSLLTIDVGAACQSVRLYVKDPAGNRREIGRQSPPAAVFSFTPSLLGMEQSPLTVEIESACLNADFPIELIDPSGVVYNAEQGMNWPLPGATVVLEYYDPALSEWVQMSEEAYQGRLSPTTNPQLTGGDGRYAWDVAAGAYRVRVSRPGFAPVTSDTVNVPPPVTDLHVGLTPVDKVVPSLSVTGVTYGATYSQSVTVRFQAADDASGVRYVSYRLNQGAEQRVNGDQGALTVSARGSHVIDFTVADHAGNLFTSAIAFKIADTGGSNPGGSTGGGGSSSNGATSLRILIDGKAFENIATVVASKVNGADNLAVKVDAALFAAQLAKAGNKPVIAIPVSGSASKVTFALAGDAVKAMENKQAVLELRTPLGNYRMPSEEFRIDSLAKRLGDQVKLADVLVHTDIAKSGPDKVKLADKAASDQHFTVVVPPAEFYVLASSNGKSVEADKFETYVAYEIPLPKGALSGRGNTITALALEADGTVHHAPTSFASRDGIDYAVVRSLLSGTYFVVNHPKSFADVKGHWAEKAVNDLASRMIVKGVDDTHYRPNAVVTRAEFAAILVRALGIADNGQTSAFTDVGAGDWFAGAVAKAQEYRLVEGDARRKFHPTKSIARQEAIVMIVRAMKLAGLNANIGAAEADAEMSKFADGAAVAAWAKEAFAAAVKNGIVGGSNGKAKPASAVTRAETAAIVQRLLEKSKLIGDS from the coding sequence GTGAAGAAGCGGATCGAATCTTTAATTGCGCTGGTTGTCATGTGTGGTATGATTCTCTCAATTTATCCGAGTATTGCAGCGGCCGACAATTCCGCTTGCGCTCCTAATTTCACGACGAATCCGATGGTTGCCGGCGGGGGTGTCCACACCGTTGCGTTGAAAAGCGACGGAACCGTCTGGTCATGGGGGGAGAACACCTACGGCCAGTTGGGAGATGGTACGCGCGGGAATGGAAGCATTTTCCCCGTGAAGGCGCAGGCCTTGTGCGATATCGTCGCCATTTCCGGCGGATGGGCACATACCGTAGCACTGAAGAGTGATGGAACGGTGTGGACTTGGGGGAACAACGAGTATGGTCAGCTAGGATATCCATACCCCCAGGTTCAAAGCAGCGCTGTTCCCATGCAAGTGAAGTGGCAAGAGAGCGGGCAAGTAATCGAGCTAAGCGACGTCGTCGCGATTGATGCAGGATCTTATCATACGGTAGCCCTGAAACGAGATGGGACGGTATGGACATGGGGAAACAATTATAAGGGGGAGCTTGGGTATGAAACGGATAAAACTCAATATGGAAACTACTACTTGCCAAGCAGCGTACCTAAGCGAATTCCCGATTTGACCGGGGTGAAAGCGATTGCCGCGGGATTCGGGGTAAGCAACGACTCCGCATATACAGCTGCCTTGAAGAATGATGGAACGGTATGGACGTGGGGATCCAACAGATACGGCGCTCTCGGATACGATACGCAGGATCCTCTTAAGCCGCAACCTGTACCTAGTCAGGTTCCGGACGTAAGCGATATCGCTTCTATTGCCGCAGGGTCGACCCATGTCGTTGCATTGAAAACAGACGGTACGGTATGGGCGTGGGGGAGCAACGAGGAAGGTCAGCTTGGAAGCGGAGGCATCGGATATGAAACGTACAAATTAAAAGTACGTCATCCGCTAGATTCCTCGCAGGAGCTTAACGGCGTCGTCTCGATGAATTCGACGGGAAGTCACACGCTGGTTAAGCTAAACGACGGAACGGTATGGGCGTGGGGAAGAAATATCGAAGGCCAGATCGGAGACGGATCGTTTAATAGAGCCGTATTAGCCCAGAAACCGCTGCTTAACGGGAGTTTCACGGCGTTCGGATCGGGTTGGGGCCATTCGATCGCGGTTATAGACGACGGAACCGTCTGGACGTGGGGTTTGAACGCAAGGGGGCAACTCGGATACGATACGTCGATACCGGAAGATCCCGGTTTTTATCCGCCTTCCAACGCTCCTCGTCCCGTCGAGGGATTTAGCGTATACGAAACGCCGTCCGATCCGACTTTAACGCTTTCCGGCAAAAATCGTTTGCCGTTTTCCGAAACGATGGAATTGACCGCCTTGTTATATAACCCGGGGAACGAGCTTACCCGGATTAGACTTCAACTGACTCCGGGTCCCGGATTACGTCTTGTCGATAACGATGCCGTCCAAACGATCGATCGCGTCGCTTCCGGAACGGGCGTCTCGAAGAAGTGGAGGGCGAGGGCAGAGGAACCGGGTATGCATTCCTTGACGGTGCAGGCTTTTCGGGAGAATGAAACGGTGCCGTTCGTCGAAGCTTCCTATCAGATCGAAGCGTTGGCGTCCGTCGTGCCTCCCGGCGTTGCTTTGGAAGGTTTTGCCGGGGCGAGATCGGACGGAACGCCGGTGGCCATAAGATCCTCGCTGCTTACGATCGATGTCGGGGCTGCTTGCCAGAGCGTTAGGCTTTACGTGAAAGACCCTGCCGGAAACAGGCGAGAGATCGGTCGGCAATCGCCTCCCGCGGCGGTATTTTCATTTACTCCCTCATTATTGGGGATGGAACAATCGCCGTTGACCGTAGAGATCGAATCGGCATGTCTGAATGCCGACTTCCCCATCGAATTAATCGATCCGAGCGGAGTCGTCTACAATGCGGAACAAGGAATGAATTGGCCTCTGCCTGGCGCTACGGTTGTATTGGAATATTACGATCCTGCGTTAAGCGAATGGGTCCAAATGAGCGAAGAAGCCTATCAAGGCAGATTGTCTCCGACCACGAATCCGCAATTGACAGGCGGGGATGGTCGATATGCTTGGGATGTAGCGGCCGGAGCTTATAGGGTGAGGGTAAGCAGGCCCGGCTTCGCGCCGGTGACAAGCGATACCGTCAATGTTCCTCCTCCGGTGACGGATTTGCACGTTGGCTTAACCCCGGTCGATAAAGTCGTGCCAAGTCTTTCCGTGACCGGAGTAACTTACGGGGCAACGTATTCGCAATCCGTTACGGTACGGTTTCAAGCGGCTGACGATGCGTCCGGCGTTCGATACGTGAGTTATAGGCTGAATCAGGGCGCAGAACAAAGAGTAAACGGAGATCAAGGCGCGCTCACGGTATCCGCTCGAGGTTCGCACGTCATCGATTTTACTGTTGCCGATCATGCCGGGAATCTATTCACTTCGGCTATCGCCTTTAAGATTGCCGATACGGGCGGTTCAAATCCGGGAGGTTCAACCGGCGGAGGCGGCAGTTCGTCAAACGGCGCGACAAGCTTACGGATTCTCATCGACGGCAAGGCGTTCGAGAACATTGCCACGGTCGTCGCTTCGAAGGTGAATGGAGCAGACAATCTGGCCGTGAAGGTGGATGCCGCTTTGTTCGCTGCACAATTGGCTAAAGCGGGAAACAAGCCGGTCATCGCTATTCCCGTGAGCGGGAGCGCTAGCAAGGTAACGTTCGCATTGGCCGGGGATGCAGTGAAGGCGATGGAAAATAAGCAAGCCGTTCTGGAGCTGCGAACGCCTCTCGGTAACTACAGGATGCCATCCGAGGAGTTCCGCATTGATTCCTTGGCGAAACGATTGGGCGATCAAGTTAAACTCGCGGATGTCCTCGTTCATACGGATATTGCCAAAAGCGGTCCGGACAAAGTCAAGCTAGCGGATAAAGCCGCATCCGATCAACATTTCACCGTAGTTGTTCCGCCGGCCGAATTCTATGTGCTCGCCTCGTCCAACGGCAAGTCAGTCGAAGCGGACAAATTCGAGACTTACGTCGCATACGAAATACCGCTTCCGAAAGGCGCTCTCTCCGGCCGCGGCAACACCATAACCGCTCTTGCGCTGGAGGCGGACGGAACGGTTCATCATGCGCCGACTTCCTTCGCATCGCGTGACGGAATCGATTATGCAGTCGTCCGTAGCTTGTTGAGCGGCACGTATTTCGTCGTTAATCACCCCAAGTCGTTCGCGGATGTCAAGGGACATTGGGCTGAGAAAGCGGTCAACGACTTGGCATCGAGAATGATCGTAAAAGGAGTCGATGATACGCACTATCGGCCGAATGCGGTCGTTACCCGCGCGGAGTTCGCGGCAATTCTCGTAAGGGCGTTGGGAATCGCCGACAACGGGCAAACTTCCGCTTTCACGGATGTGGGTGCGGGAGATTGGTTCGCCGGCGCGGTGGCGAAAGCGCAGGAGTACCGGCTCGTCGAAGGAGACGCCAGACGGAAGTTCCATCCGACAAAGTCGATTGCAAGACAAGAAGCGATCGTGATGATCGTCCGGGCGATGAAGCTTGCAGGGCTAAACGCGAACATCGGCGCGGCCGAAGCGGATGCGGAGATGTCCAAGTTCGCGGATGGCGCGGCTGTAGCCGCATGGGCCAAGGAGGCATTCGCCGCAGCCGTTAAGAACGGTATCGTCGGCGGTTCGAATGGGAAAGCCAAGCCGGCAAGCGCCGTTACGAGAGCGGAAACGGCGGCCATCGTTCAACGGCTGCTGGAAAAATCGAAGCTGATCGGCGACAGTTAA